A window of Candidatus Omnitrophota bacterium genomic DNA:
ATCCCGCTTATCGGCGACATCTACTACTTCATAACCGCTTTGTCCGGCGGCAGCACGCAGCCGTGTCATGCTCTCAGCTGCTTTGGGCCCCCTCAAAGTCAACGATAATTCGTCTTTTGAAACAAGCAGCTCTTTGAGCCGCCCTTTCCTTATAAGCTTCCCTTTATGTATGATAGCTATAGAATCGCAGGAATCCTGCACCTGCGATAATATATGGCTGGATAAGAATATCGTCTTTCCCCTGGATTTTAATTCCAAAAGAAGATTCTCAATTTCGGTAGTGCCTATGGGGTCAAGACCCAGAGTAGGTTCGTCTAAAAAAAGTACTTCGGGGTCATTAACAAGGCTTATAGCAAGCCCTATTCGCTGAAGCATGCCTTTCGAGAAATTGCGTATCCGCATATTCTTAAAAGCGCCCAAGCCGACTTTATCTATAAGATAATCTATTCTGTCCCTGCTTAAACGGGAAGCGTGCTTGCCTAAGGAGCCATAGAAGCCCAGTAGTTCTACAGGCGTCAGGAAATCATAATAGTAAGGGTGTTCGGGAAGATATCCTATTCTATTTTTTGAGGCGACATCGCGCGGGCTTTTACCGAGTACTGTAGCTCGGCCGCTCGTGGGAAATATGAGGCCGAGTAGTAATTTTAATAGAGTAGTCTTGCCGCTTCCGTTTGGGCCGAGCAGGCCGAATATCTCCCCTTTTTCCACATCCAAAGATATGCCATCCAGCGCCTTGAAGACCTTTTCGCCCATTACATTTTTGTAATACTTGCTGAGATTCTTGACCTCAATGATCTTTTCCATTTTATCCTCTCCCATCAAAATCGAATGCGAAAATTCTTAAATTCGTCCTTTGTTTCATCCCACACAATATCTTGTGAGGATATGTAGTGTTTCATAGGGCCATTCTTTATCTTATTTATAAAAGTGACGAGGTCCGCTTCCTCGCCCTCGCATAAAACCTCCACCCTGCCATCGGCTAAATTTTTTACCCAGCCTCCGAGCTCGAGGTTAACGGCGATATTCTCTGCGGTAAACCGAAAACCGATACCCTGCACTGTTCCGGAATAATAGACGTGTAAACGCTTATGCATAAAAAGATGGCCCTTCGACGCACTTACTCCGTTCGTTTGTGGTTCGACTCTGCTCACCATCCTTCGCGAACCATCCTGAGCAAAGTCGAAGGACTCAGGGCCATGGTGAGCAAGGGAAAGCTTCCAGCCGATATAATAGCGGGAAGCTTTCCCGCGTCGAACCATGGTCGGGGCGGGCGGATTCGAACCGCCGACCTCTTGGTCCC
This region includes:
- a CDS encoding acylphosphatase — protein: MHKRLHVYYSGTVQGIGFRFTAENIAVNLELGGWVKNLADGRVEVLCEGEEADLVTFINKIKNGPMKHYISSQDIVWDETKDEFKNFRIRF
- a CDS encoding ABC transporter ATP-binding protein translates to MEKIIEVKNLSKYYKNVMGEKVFKALDGISLDVEKGEIFGLLGPNGSGKTTLLKLLLGLIFPTSGRATVLGKSPRDVASKNRIGYLPEHPYYYDFLTPVELLGFYGSLGKHASRLSRDRIDYLIDKVGLGAFKNMRIRNFSKGMLQRIGLAISLVNDPEVLFLDEPTLGLDPIGTTEIENLLLELKSRGKTIFLSSHILSQVQDSCDSIAIIHKGKLIRKGRLKELLVSKDELSLTLRGPKAAESMTRLRAAAGQSGYEVVDVADKRDSLKDLFIKLIKEEAKK